Proteins from a genomic interval of Psychrobacter fulvigenes:
- a CDS encoding MotA/TolQ/ExbB proton channel family protein: protein MDLASYWQYSDVVTKSLFFLLLILSIISWVTGIVRIIQSRKLAVTVGDDLSQQIQAKRPELMGSDAATRRLVTEQALLKHIGRYRFASERGLPILGTTAAIAPFIGLFGTVWGIFHALHNIGASGQAGLEQVAGPVGEALIMTGLGIAVAIPAVVFYNLAVRINRRVMYHANDRAHDLLAQSAELSAKQSVINKAAD from the coding sequence ATGGACTTGGCAAGCTACTGGCAATATAGTGATGTGGTTACCAAAAGCCTATTTTTTCTGCTCCTAATACTATCCATTATTTCTTGGGTAACAGGCATTGTGCGCATTATTCAGAGTCGTAAACTGGCAGTCACTGTCGGCGATGATTTGAGTCAGCAGATTCAGGCGAAACGTCCTGAATTGATGGGCTCTGATGCTGCTACTCGTCGTTTGGTCACAGAGCAGGCATTATTAAAACATATCGGGCGCTACCGTTTTGCCAGTGAGCGTGGACTACCTATCTTGGGGACAACGGCGGCGATTGCTCCGTTTATTGGGCTGTTTGGTACTGTATGGGGTATCTTTCATGCGTTACATAATATCGGTGCAAGCGGCCAAGCAGGACTTGAGCAAGTCGCAGGGCCAGTAGGTGAGGCGCTGATTATGACTGGGCTTGGTATTGCAGTGGCTATTCCAGCCGTGGTGTTTTATAACCTTGCTGTGCGTATTAATCGCCGAGTAATGTACCATGCCAATGATAGAGCACATGACTTGTTGGCACAGTCTGCCGAGCTATCAGCTAAGCAAAGCGTAATAAATAAAGCAGCCGACTAA
- a CDS encoding ExbD/TolR family protein: protein MAFQLGEDDAASMNEMNLIPLIDVMLVLMIIFLLTATVLNPTVALNLPQTSAEVSEQPVEIIQVSIDKDAGIFWDSEAISLEELDERLQEQALVGNDPSIHLRADKDGKYDTVAQVLASASQAGLSKIAFVNE from the coding sequence ATGGCATTTCAGTTGGGCGAAGATGACGCAGCAAGCATGAATGAGATGAATCTCATTCCGCTGATCGATGTGATGTTGGTACTGATGATCATATTTTTATTGACCGCAACAGTGCTCAATCCCACGGTGGCACTCAATCTGCCGCAGACCAGTGCTGAGGTCAGCGAGCAGCCTGTAGAAATCATTCAAGTCAGTATTGATAAAGACGCAGGCATATTTTGGGACAGTGAGGCGATTAGCCTCGAGGAGCTAGATGAACGTCTGCAGGAGCAAGCGCTGGTGGGCAACGATCCTTCTATCCATCTACGCGCAGACAAAGACGGCAAATACGATACAGTCGCCCAAGTATTGGCTTCTGCCAGTCAGGCGGGACTCAGCAAAATAGCATTCGTCAATGAGTAG
- a CDS encoding DUF2799 domain-containing protein: MTYFSKLNPLSRLLVIKRLVKPILKPTIKSTSTLSLMAAGLLALSGCATTQSLTPQQCQTSNWQELGYADGIQGRSGAYFGYYTNSCANVAGAAPNRILWEQGRQEGLKRYCTELNAYKLGREGYDWQPVCPLEGIEKLEEAYSQGRYYYIRQRDLDYLRSPYPFGYGYGRFGYRPFGYGW; encoded by the coding sequence ATGACTTATTTTTCTAAACTAAATCCCTTATCGCGCCTTCTCGTGATTAAAAGGCTCGTTAAGCCTATTCTCAAACCTACCATAAAATCGACCAGCACCTTATCGCTTATGGCAGCTGGCCTACTCGCACTGTCAGGCTGCGCCACCACTCAAAGCTTGACACCGCAGCAGTGCCAGACCAGTAACTGGCAAGAGCTCGGTTATGCAGACGGCATTCAAGGCCGTTCAGGCGCTTACTTTGGTTACTATACCAATAGCTGTGCCAACGTGGCGGGTGCAGCTCCCAATCGTATCCTGTGGGAGCAAGGACGCCAAGAAGGCCTCAAGCGCTATTGTACAGAGCTAAACGCCTATAAGCTTGGGCGTGAAGGTTATGACTGGCAGCCTGTCTGTCCACTTGAAGGTATCGAAAAATTAGAAGAGGCCTACTCTCAAGGGCGCTACTATTATATCCGTCAACGTGACCTTGATTACCTGCGCTCTCCCTATCCTTTCGGCTATGGATATGGACGCTTTGGTTACCGCCCATTCGGCTATGGCTGGTAA
- the topA gene encoding type I DNA topoisomerase — protein sequence MAKTTSKKSTPTTDTTKGKSLVIVESPAKAKTINKYLGNDFIVRSSIGHVRDLPVSASKSAKKTASAKKDDSLSKEEKAQQALVRRMGVDPEHGWAAVYEVLPNKTKVIKELKALAKDADKIYLATDMDREGEAIAWHLKEVIGGPDSKYQRVVFNEITKTAIQNAFKEPSKLDIDRVNAQQARRFLDRVVGFMVSPLLWQKVARGLSAGRVQSVAMRLVVEREHEIRAFIPEEYWQIHADTHIANSNKDAEQIGIRLEATKQAGKTLKLGNKEQTDKVLDVLKSNDYIVKEREEKPTQSRPSAPFITSTLQQAASTRLGFSVKKTMILAQRLYEAGHITYMRTDSTFLSGDALAAARGYIEDSYGAKYVPEKPNFYGNKQSAQEAHEAIRPSNVHMKSTQLKAVERDAIRLYELIWRQFVACQMLPAKYLSVNLFVAAGDVELKARGRTMTFDGYTKVMPPAKTDDTLLPDVKKGDELTLDKLDPSQHFTKPPPRYTEASLVKELEKKGIGRPSTYASIISTIQDRGYVKLENKRLFAEKMGDIVTDRLTESFPDLMDYTFTAALEDKLDYVATGERDWKDVLDNFYGDFKIKLDKAKDKDGMRPNDPTDVPDVHCDLCDRPMQLRTGSTGVFLGCTGYNLPPKERCKGTKNLMPVEAFANLDDSESDDEAAEVRDLMEKKRCPKCGTAMNGYIVDGGLKLHVCGNNPDCDGYILEEGKFEVPGSDAPTIDCNKCDGQMELKTGRFGPYFACQKCDNTRKVLKTGEAAPPRMDPIHMPELKSTKHDDYFILREGAAGMFLAASKFPKVRETRAPKLAEIREIKDKMEEKFQYLFEGPDEDPDGNPTILRWSRKKKEQYIGSEKNGKATRWGVYWRKGEWVEE from the coding sequence ATGGCAAAAACCACAAGTAAAAAAAGCACTCCTACTACCGATACTACCAAAGGTAAATCTTTGGTGATTGTCGAATCACCTGCCAAGGCAAAAACGATCAATAAATACCTTGGCAATGATTTCATCGTACGCTCAAGTATTGGGCATGTACGCGACCTTCCTGTAAGCGCCAGTAAAAGTGCTAAAAAGACGGCTAGTGCTAAAAAAGATGATAGCCTTAGCAAAGAAGAAAAGGCGCAGCAAGCACTCGTACGCCGTATGGGCGTAGATCCCGAGCATGGTTGGGCGGCAGTTTATGAAGTACTGCCGAACAAAACCAAGGTTATTAAAGAGCTCAAGGCATTAGCCAAAGACGCGGATAAGATCTATCTCGCAACGGATATGGATAGAGAAGGGGAAGCCATCGCTTGGCACCTAAAAGAAGTCATCGGCGGGCCTGACAGTAAATATCAGCGTGTGGTGTTTAACGAGATTACCAAAACCGCCATTCAAAATGCCTTTAAAGAGCCGTCCAAACTGGATATCGACCGCGTCAATGCACAGCAAGCTAGGCGGTTCTTAGATAGAGTCGTCGGTTTTATGGTGTCGCCATTGCTGTGGCAAAAGGTCGCCCGTGGCTTATCAGCAGGGCGTGTCCAATCTGTTGCCATGCGTCTGGTCGTTGAGCGTGAGCACGAGATTCGTGCCTTTATCCCAGAAGAATACTGGCAGATCCATGCCGATACCCATATTGCCAATAGCAATAAAGATGCTGAGCAAATTGGCATTCGTTTAGAAGCCACCAAACAAGCGGGCAAGACCTTAAAGCTAGGTAATAAAGAGCAGACCGATAAAGTATTAGATGTTTTAAAGTCTAATGATTACATCGTCAAAGAACGCGAAGAGAAGCCCACGCAGTCACGTCCAAGTGCGCCGTTCATTACCTCAACCCTGCAACAGGCTGCCAGCACGCGCTTAGGGTTCTCGGTCAAAAAGACCATGATTTTGGCGCAGCGTCTCTATGAAGCCGGTCATATTACCTATATGCGTACTGACTCGACGTTTTTGTCTGGGGACGCGCTTGCTGCTGCTCGAGGTTATATAGAAGACAGCTATGGCGCAAAATATGTGCCCGAAAAGCCTAACTTCTATGGCAATAAGCAAAGTGCACAAGAGGCGCATGAAGCGATTCGTCCGTCAAATGTCCATATGAAGTCGACGCAGCTCAAAGCCGTGGAGCGTGATGCTATTCGTCTGTACGAGCTAATCTGGCGACAGTTTGTGGCCTGTCAGATGCTGCCAGCCAAATATCTGTCGGTGAATTTATTTGTCGCTGCAGGTGATGTTGAGCTAAAAGCGCGTGGCCGTACCATGACCTTTGATGGTTATACCAAAGTGATGCCACCTGCAAAAACCGACGATACTTTGTTGCCTGATGTCAAAAAAGGCGATGAGCTGACCCTAGATAAGCTTGACCCAAGTCAACACTTTACCAAGCCGCCACCGCGTTATACTGAAGCCAGCTTGGTCAAGGAGCTTGAGAAAAAAGGTATCGGTCGTCCTTCAACCTATGCGTCTATTATTTCTACCATTCAAGACCGCGGTTATGTGAAACTTGAAAATAAGCGCCTATTCGCTGAAAAAATGGGCGATATCGTCACTGATAGGCTGACCGAAAGCTTCCCAGACTTGATGGATTATACCTTTACTGCGGCGCTTGAGGACAAGCTGGACTACGTTGCCACTGGCGAGCGTGACTGGAAAGATGTCTTAGATAATTTTTATGGCGACTTTAAAATCAAGCTCGACAAAGCCAAAGATAAAGATGGCATGCGTCCAAACGATCCTACCGACGTGCCAGATGTGCACTGTGATCTGTGTGATCGTCCGATGCAGCTACGTACGGGCTCTACCGGTGTATTCTTAGGCTGTACGGGTTATAACTTGCCGCCAAAAGAGCGCTGTAAAGGCACCAAAAATCTGATGCCAGTGGAAGCTTTTGCCAATCTTGATGACTCAGAAAGTGACGATGAAGCAGCTGAAGTCAGAGACCTAATGGAGAAAAAACGCTGCCCGAAATGCGGTACGGCGATGAATGGTTATATCGTCGATGGTGGTCTCAAGCTGCACGTTTGTGGTAATAACCCCGACTGTGATGGTTACATTTTGGAAGAAGGTAAGTTCGAAGTCCCAGGCTCGGACGCTCCGACCATCGACTGTAACAAGTGTGATGGGCAGATGGAATTAAAGACAGGACGCTTTGGCCCTTACTTTGCTTGTCAAAAATGTGATAACACTCGTAAAGTGTTAAAGACTGGTGAAGCAGCACCGCCGCGTATGGATCCAATTCATATGCCAGAGCTCAAGTCGACTAAGCATGATGATTATTTCATCTTACGTGAAGGGGCGGCTGGTATGTTCTTAGCAGCGTCTAAATTCCCAAAAGTGCGAGAGACGCGGGCGCCAAAACTGGCAGAGATACGAGAAATCAAAGATAAGATGGAAGAGAAATTCCAATATCTGTTTGAAGGGCCAGACGAAGATCCTGACGGCAACCCAACCATTCTACGTTGGTCTCGGAAGAAAAAAGAGCAATACATTGGCTCTGAGAAAAACGGTAAAGCCACCCGCTGGGGGGTTTACTGGCGTAAAGGTGAGTGGGTAGAAGAATAA
- a CDS encoding superoxide dismutase family protein: MKKMMLATTLLCGSALALSACQTVEGQMQTGNPLAQPALKSTLTTTDGSNSEVGQLFLRPVDGGVQVYGKLMNMTPGATVALHIHETGSCANMGKAAGGHFNPDNKPHSNPDDMDGHAGDLPNLTANENGVATINYVNKKISAAEAGKYSVYRRAFIVHAGADDYTSQPAGNAGDRIACGIIEKN; encoded by the coding sequence ATGAAAAAGATGATGCTCGCAACTACTTTATTATGTGGTTCAGCCCTAGCGTTGAGTGCTTGTCAGACTGTAGAAGGACAGATGCAGACGGGTAATCCACTGGCTCAGCCTGCGCTAAAATCTACCCTTACCACAACAGATGGCTCTAATAGTGAAGTAGGACAGCTGTTTTTGCGCCCTGTTGACGGTGGTGTACAGGTTTATGGTAAGCTGATGAATATGACACCAGGGGCGACGGTTGCGCTACATATCCATGAGACGGGTAGCTGTGCCAATATGGGTAAGGCTGCAGGTGGTCATTTCAATCCTGACAACAAGCCACACTCAAACCCAGATGATATGGATGGCCATGCTGGCGACTTGCCAAATCTAACAGCAAATGAAAATGGTGTTGCTACCATAAACTATGTAAATAAGAAAATCTCTGCTGCCGAAGCAGGTAAATACAGCGTTTATCGCCGTGCCTTTATCGTTCATGCTGGTGCTGATGACTACACTAGCCAGCCCGCAGGTAACGCAGGTGACCGTATCGCTTGTGGTATTATCGAAAAGAACTAA
- a CDS encoding META domain-containing protein: protein MLLPTIKRSLTIISLFVTMGLASCQSASIKSSQQTDTVHSPSIDTVNPTEKAVIKEAQLMQWSAHYDWQLAQVMNQNGKAVDINDFAPITLQVDPSSISLHQGYEQYRMDFHALSAPPYPYYSHLAKAPINCHDDTNSDNKTAIKEDNSIQSLFAKYAPVRLNFELLPYSDSISGSAPVDTKAAPKRLVLNIENGKRLVFTGVAKDLPAATGLPITNELLEQYHWQLVSAVSNTYNDNGQLVRKPMGNFYHPDHPISASFESWPDNQYAAFSSDCNGSRAPYFLLNNHIFKVGTIISTVMGCGETGNRIESALFDLMRDSSSQLTLSLKPSQPISSTANNQTNTPRYNLLQTMKTGETLVWQNEAKKIP from the coding sequence ATGCTCCTGCCAACTATAAAACGCTCATTAACTATTATCAGCTTGTTTGTAACAATGGGGCTAGCAAGCTGTCAGTCCGCATCTATTAAAAGCTCACAGCAAACCGATACAGTGCATAGCCCTAGCATTGACACAGTCAATCCTACTGAAAAGGCTGTTATCAAAGAAGCGCAACTGATGCAATGGTCAGCTCATTATGATTGGCAGTTGGCACAAGTGATGAATCAAAACGGTAAAGCTGTCGATATAAATGATTTTGCGCCGATTACCTTACAAGTAGATCCTAGCTCAATCAGTCTGCATCAAGGCTATGAGCAGTATAGAATGGATTTTCATGCGCTGTCCGCGCCGCCTTACCCCTATTATTCTCATCTTGCTAAAGCACCCATAAATTGTCATGACGACACTAACTCTGATAACAAAACGGCGATTAAAGAGGATAATAGTATTCAATCGTTATTTGCTAAGTACGCGCCTGTCAGACTTAATTTTGAATTATTGCCATACTCAGATTCAATATCAGGATCAGCACCAGTCGATACAAAAGCTGCCCCTAAACGCTTGGTACTTAATATCGAAAATGGCAAGCGCCTAGTCTTCACAGGCGTAGCCAAAGACTTACCTGCTGCCACTGGATTACCCATCACCAATGAGCTTTTGGAGCAATATCATTGGCAGCTGGTAAGCGCTGTCAGTAATACTTACAATGATAATGGTCAGTTAGTTAGAAAACCTATGGGCAATTTTTATCATCCTGATCACCCTATTTCAGCGAGCTTTGAGAGTTGGCCTGACAATCAATACGCCGCTTTTAGCTCAGACTGTAATGGCTCTAGGGCACCTTATTTTTTGCTAAATAATCATATCTTCAAGGTTGGCACCATCATCAGCACTGTCATGGGCTGCGGTGAGACAGGCAATCGCATTGAAAGCGCTTTATTTGATTTGATGCGTGATAGCAGCAGTCAGCTAACATTAAGCTTAAAACCCTCACAGCCAATATCGTCAACGGCAAACAATCAGACAAATACGCCTCGTTATAACTTACTGCAAACGATGAAAACAGGCGAAACCTTGGTCTGGCAAAACGAAGCAAAGAAAATACCGTAA
- a CDS encoding META domain-containing protein, giving the protein MTLIRLISPLLTIGLLSSVVLFGCQSTSLNSTEFTNPAVDNDNWSDSTPKPRLLQTITKYQWQLTHVTDENGQTQSFNHKPPLIMQVRPDILLFEEGCHRYQGSFKAMRPLPYPYSLPDIRDLPDNCIAISHSGSDLNKGDIQRALEIVFAPYSDSYFRFDPVLPSSPLFSKKASKQLALTTDKGKMFIFSGTAMPKRAVSRLTITNEILERYQWHLISATDHTNRPISQLNHPNVPITASFDIDSYNHSDYQQGAFSQSVGFFTGCNGVGGSYALSTNQTLLIGASPSTLMGCGDLINGIEDYLDRIMHNSSSQLTLTHSDITSISNISSVPIPGYLLTQELDSGETLIWKNEVKKTP; this is encoded by the coding sequence ATGACTTTAATTCGTTTAATTAGTCCACTTTTAACGATTGGTCTATTATCTTCAGTAGTTTTATTTGGTTGCCAATCTACTAGTTTGAATAGCACGGAATTTACTAATCCTGCTGTAGACAACGACAATTGGTCAGACTCTACGCCCAAACCTAGACTTTTGCAAACGATTACCAAATACCAGTGGCAACTGACACACGTAACTGATGAAAACGGTCAAACTCAGTCCTTTAATCATAAACCACCTTTGATAATGCAAGTCCGCCCCGATATTTTATTATTTGAAGAAGGCTGTCATCGTTATCAGGGTTCTTTTAAGGCTATGCGTCCCTTGCCTTATCCCTACTCATTGCCTGACATAAGAGACTTACCTGATAATTGTATAGCTATTTCTCATTCGGGCAGTGACTTAAATAAGGGCGACATTCAACGAGCTTTAGAAATTGTATTTGCGCCTTACTCAGATTCATATTTTAGGTTTGATCCTGTACTGCCTTCATCGCCACTCTTTTCTAAAAAAGCATCGAAACAACTGGCTTTAACGACCGATAAAGGCAAAATGTTCATTTTTTCTGGCACTGCTATGCCTAAACGAGCCGTCTCTAGACTAACCATTACTAATGAAATATTAGAGCGCTATCAATGGCATCTTATTAGTGCTACTGACCATACCAATAGACCTATTAGCCAATTAAACCATCCAAACGTACCTATTACTGCAAGCTTTGATATTGACTCATATAATCATAGCGATTATCAACAAGGGGCTTTTAGTCAAAGCGTTGGGTTTTTTACGGGATGTAACGGCGTTGGTGGGTCTTACGCGCTCTCCACTAATCAAACCTTATTGATTGGCGCTTCTCCTTCAACCTTGATGGGATGCGGTGATTTAATTAATGGGATTGAAGATTATCTTGATCGCATTATGCACAACAGTTCTAGTCAATTAACCCTGACTCACTCAGATATTACATCGATATCTAATATTTCTAGCGTACCTATACCTGGCTACTTACTCACTCAAGAGCTAGATTCTGGAGAAACGCTTATCTGGAAGAATGAAGTAAAGAAAACACCTTAG
- the lon gene encoding endopeptidase La — MSEHKIDKDNIDIDVSTAMTDDSAPNTSSENEPDNIQSTASENYLPLLALRDVVVYPHMQIALFVGRVPSVKAVELAQAEYGNKVLVVAQKDSLTEDIDQDNLYQYGTVCRIVSTMPHDSDENCIKVLIEGQYRARVDSLEDHEEVLMASFERADLDVSMDESQQKNTIQALTTLFESYADSRLRNARELTRVAKRIDDLLELVYFISTRVSMDLDVKQSFLEEDDIKTHINTLTEYLVKQSAEQNIEQDIQDAVRQQMEDNQREYFLNEKLKAIKNELSDMSDGAFDGEDDVGELEQRLEDADLPDDVRKKAEQELKKLKMMPPASSESSVVRNYIEWILDTPWNATTKVSINLDKAKAVLDEDHYGLKDVKDRILEYLAVQSRVKKLRGPILCLVGPPGVGKTSLGESIARATGRKYVRMALGGVRDEAEIRGHRRTYIGAMPGKIVQSLAKVEVKNPLFLLDEIDKMAQDFRGDPASALLEVLDPSQNDTFNDHYLDMDLDLSQVMFICTANSMDIPPALLDRMEVIRLPGYTEEEKVNIAQKYLVPKAIKQNGLKEGEIEIVEAALHSIVRNYTREAGVRNLEREVNKICRKVVRGSVETHGARAPKKAERELVTVDDKNIDDYLGVHQYDYGLAEKEPEIGRVTGLAWTQVGGELLTIEAVAMKGKGELSFTGSLGDVMKESIRAAMSVVRARGDSLGIDYETVKTTDIHVHMPEGATPKDGPSAGGALTTALVSALTGIAIRPDIAMTGEITLRGKILRIGGLKEKLLAAHRGGIKHVLIPESNERDLADIPDNVKEGLTIQPVATIDEVLKVALVSMPVPLKPAKVTVDKTSGKALHN; from the coding sequence ATGAGTGAACATAAAATAGATAAAGACAACATCGACATCGATGTGTCAACTGCCATGACTGATGACAGTGCGCCAAATACATCGTCAGAAAATGAGCCAGATAATATACAAAGCACTGCGTCAGAAAACTATCTGCCATTACTAGCACTACGCGACGTGGTAGTCTATCCGCATATGCAGATAGCACTATTTGTCGGTCGTGTTCCTTCGGTAAAAGCCGTTGAGCTGGCACAGGCTGAGTATGGCAACAAGGTACTGGTCGTGGCGCAAAAAGACTCGCTGACCGAAGACATTGATCAAGATAACTTGTATCAGTATGGCACCGTGTGCCGCATCGTCAGCACCATGCCGCATGACAGTGATGAGAATTGCATCAAAGTGCTGATCGAAGGTCAGTACCGTGCGCGTGTCGATAGCTTAGAAGATCACGAAGAAGTACTGATGGCGAGCTTCGAACGTGCTGATCTTGATGTCAGTATGGATGAGAGCCAGCAAAAAAATACCATTCAAGCATTGACCACTTTGTTTGAAAGCTATGCGGATTCGCGTCTGCGTAATGCTCGTGAGCTGACGCGCGTGGCGAAGCGTATCGATGACTTACTGGAGCTAGTGTATTTCATCTCTACCCGCGTATCGATGGACCTTGATGTCAAACAGTCGTTTTTAGAAGAAGACGATATCAAAACGCATATTAATACTTTGACTGAGTATCTGGTCAAACAAAGTGCTGAACAAAACATCGAGCAAGACATCCAAGATGCTGTGCGTCAGCAAATGGAAGACAACCAGCGCGAATACTTCTTAAACGAGAAGCTAAAAGCCATTAAGAATGAGCTGTCTGATATGAGTGACGGTGCATTTGATGGTGAAGATGATGTGGGCGAGCTTGAACAACGCCTAGAAGATGCTGACCTGCCTGACGATGTACGCAAAAAGGCGGAGCAAGAGCTGAAAAAGCTCAAAATGATGCCGCCTGCATCGAGTGAGTCGTCAGTCGTACGCAACTATATTGAGTGGATTTTGGATACGCCGTGGAATGCGACGACCAAGGTTTCTATCAATTTGGATAAAGCCAAAGCTGTCCTAGATGAAGATCACTACGGCCTAAAAGACGTGAAAGATCGCATCTTAGAATATTTAGCGGTACAGTCACGGGTAAAAAAGCTTCGTGGTCCGATTCTATGTCTGGTCGGTCCTCCTGGTGTCGGTAAAACCTCATTGGGTGAGTCGATTGCACGTGCAACGGGTCGTAAATATGTGCGTATGGCGCTAGGCGGCGTGCGTGATGAAGCTGAGATTCGTGGTCACCGCCGTACTTATATCGGTGCAATGCCAGGTAAGATCGTGCAGTCATTAGCGAAAGTCGAAGTCAAAAACCCGCTGTTCTTATTGGATGAAATCGATAAGATGGCGCAAGACTTCCGTGGTGATCCAGCATCAGCGTTGCTTGAAGTATTAGACCCTTCACAGAACGATACGTTTAATGACCATTATTTGGATATGGACTTAGACTTGTCGCAAGTGATGTTTATCTGTACCGCCAACAGCATGGATATTCCGCCTGCCCTGCTTGACCGTATGGAAGTCATTCGTCTGCCGGGCTATACCGAAGAAGAAAAGGTCAATATTGCGCAGAAATACCTAGTACCAAAAGCGATCAAGCAAAACGGCCTCAAAGAAGGCGAGATTGAGATTGTCGAAGCGGCGCTGCACAGCATCGTACGCAATTATACCCGTGAAGCGGGCGTGCGTAACCTTGAGCGTGAAGTCAATAAAATCTGCCGTAAAGTCGTTCGCGGCTCGGTCGAGACACATGGCGCACGTGCTCCGAAAAAGGCAGAACGTGAATTGGTCACAGTCGACGATAAAAACATCGATGACTATCTAGGAGTGCATCAGTATGACTACGGTCTGGCTGAAAAAGAGCCTGAGATTGGTCGTGTGACTGGTCTTGCTTGGACACAAGTCGGTGGCGAGCTATTAACCATCGAAGCGGTGGCGATGAAAGGTAAAGGCGAGCTGAGCTTTACAGGGTCACTAGGCGACGTGATGAAAGAATCGATTCGCGCTGCCATGAGTGTGGTACGTGCTCGCGGTGATAGCTTGGGTATTGACTACGAAACAGTCAAGACGACGGATATCCACGTGCACATGCCAGAAGGTGCCACGCCAAAAGACGGCCCATCGGCTGGTGGCGCACTGACGACAGCGTTGGTATCTGCTTTGACTGGTATTGCCATTCGTCCAGACATTGCCATGACAGGTGAGATTACACTGCGCGGCAAGATCCTACGCATCGGCGGCCTGAAAGAGAAACTTCTCGCAGCACATCGCGGTGGTATCAAGCATGTGTTGATTCCAGAGTCTAACGAGCGTGATTTGGCTGACATCCCTGATAATGTCAAAGAAGGTCTAACCATTCAGCCCGTAGCGACGATTGACGAAGTGTTAAAAGTTGCCTTGGTCAGTATGCCAGTGCCGCTTAAGCCTGCTAAAGTAACGGTTGATAAAACCTCAGGTAAAGCACTGCATAACTAA
- a CDS encoding Na+/H+ antiporter family protein: MTINAVLLAVVIMLGLSLARVHVVLSLLIGALAGGLIAGLGITATLEAFQEGIQNGAGIALSYALLGAFAVAIAHSGLPQSLAGAVIKRIDAGGTSGMIKYMLFAGLVVMSCFSQNLIPIHIAFIPLLVPPLLLAFNRMQIDRRLIACLITFGLVTTYMFIPYGFGDIYLNQIMLKNVGEAGIDVSDISVVKAMAIPALGMFIGLLTAIFISYRKPRQYQQLTINKEERDAVVEGNDLSKKAAGAQTQSKMKTLVAVAAIVTAFVVQLYTDSLLLGSMFGFAVFMATGVVKWREADTVFNDGIKLMAMIGFIMITAQGFAEVMKTTGEIAPLIDGATNLFAGNKAIAALVMLGIGLVVTMGIGSSFSTIPIIAAIYVPLCMSLGFSPLATVAIIGTAGALGDAGSPASDSTLGPTSGLNVDGQHDHIKDSVVPTFIHYNIPLLAFGWIAAMVL, encoded by the coding sequence ATGACAATCAATGCGGTGCTACTGGCGGTAGTCATCATGTTGGGGCTGTCGTTGGCACGAGTGCATGTGGTGCTCAGCTTATTAATCGGTGCGTTGGCGGGCGGCTTAATCGCTGGTTTAGGCATTACGGCGACTTTAGAAGCCTTTCAAGAAGGCATCCAAAACGGCGCGGGCATTGCGCTCTCTTATGCGCTGCTGGGTGCGTTTGCCGTTGCGATTGCGCATTCAGGTCTGCCGCAATCCTTGGCAGGAGCAGTGATCAAGCGTATCGATGCGGGTGGCACGAGTGGCATGATTAAGTACATGCTATTTGCAGGCTTGGTAGTGATGAGCTGCTTTAGCCAAAACCTAATTCCGATTCACATCGCTTTTATTCCGCTACTCGTACCGCCATTATTATTAGCGTTTAACCGTATGCAGATTGATAGACGCCTCATCGCTTGTTTGATTACTTTTGGTCTCGTCACCACTTATATGTTTATACCATATGGCTTTGGTGATATTTATCTCAATCAAATCATGCTCAAAAACGTCGGTGAAGCAGGCATTGATGTCAGTGATATTTCTGTCGTCAAGGCAATGGCTATTCCAGCTTTGGGGATGTTTATAGGCTTGTTAACAGCAATATTTATCAGCTATCGTAAGCCGCGTCAGTATCAACAGTTGACCATCAATAAAGAAGAGCGTGATGCTGTCGTAGAAGGCAACGACTTGAGCAAAAAGGCCGCTGGTGCGCAAACGCAAAGTAAGATGAAAACGCTAGTCGCTGTCGCTGCGATTGTCACCGCCTTTGTGGTACAGCTTTATACGGATTCGTTGTTGCTCGGGTCGATGTTTGGCTTTGCCGTCTTTATGGCAACAGGTGTGGTCAAGTGGCGCGAGGCCGATACGGTGTTTAATGACGGTATCAAGTTAATGGCGATGATTGGATTTATCATGATTACCGCGCAAGGTTTCGCCGAGGTCATGAAGACGACGGGTGAGATTGCGCCACTTATTGACGGCGCGACCAATTTATTTGCTGGCAATAAAGCCATTGCGGCCTTAGTCATGCTGGGTATTGGTTTGGTGGTGACCATGGGCATTGGCTCGTCATTCTCTACCATTCCCATTATTGCTGCTATTTATGTGCCTTTGTGTATGTCTTTAGGGTTTTCGCCACTCGCTACGGTGGCTATTATTGGTACCGCTGGCGCGCTTGGTGATGCAGGTTCTCCTGCTTCTGACTCAACCCTTGGGCCTACTTCTGGTCTCAACGTGGATGGGCAGCATGACCATATCAAGGACAGTGTGGTGCCGACCTTTATTCATTACAATATTCCATTGTTGGCGTTTGGTTGGATTGCCGCGATGGTGCTTTAA